Proteins encoded together in one Pseudoroseomonas cervicalis window:
- a CDS encoding SDR family NAD(P)-dependent oxidoreductase, whose amino-acid sequence MSAVAEAASGTARPLAGQIALVTGASRGIGAATAVELARLGAHCVLIARTQGGLEETDDAVRAAGGQATLLPFNLVKDADKIDMVGPSLVERFGRLDILVHNAGALGALTPVAHITPRDWNEVIGTNLTAAWRLIRTCDPPLRAAPAGRAVFVTTGRVQRPKAFWGLYGASKAGMEHLVQTWAQEVEHTPLRVNLFDPDVVATKLRAQAMPGEDPDSIAQPRDVAPVLAALCLPAESRHGQTVLFRS is encoded by the coding sequence GCTGAGGCCGCGTCGGGCACCGCCCGGCCGCTGGCCGGGCAGATCGCCCTCGTCACCGGCGCCAGCCGCGGCATCGGGGCTGCGACGGCGGTGGAGCTGGCGCGGCTCGGCGCGCATTGCGTGCTGATCGCCCGCACCCAGGGCGGGCTGGAGGAGACCGACGACGCCGTCCGCGCCGCCGGCGGCCAGGCCACGCTGCTGCCCTTCAACCTGGTGAAGGATGCCGACAAGATCGACATGGTCGGCCCCTCCCTGGTGGAGCGCTTCGGCCGGCTCGACATTCTGGTGCACAATGCCGGCGCGCTGGGCGCGCTGACGCCCGTCGCGCACATCACCCCGCGCGACTGGAACGAGGTGATCGGCACCAACCTGACCGCTGCCTGGCGGCTGATCCGCACCTGCGACCCGCCGCTGCGCGCGGCGCCCGCGGGAAGGGCGGTGTTCGTCACCACCGGGCGGGTGCAGCGGCCCAAGGCCTTCTGGGGGCTCTATGGCGCCTCCAAGGCGGGCATGGAGCATCTGGTGCAGACCTGGGCGCAGGAGGTGGAGCACACGCCGCTCCGCGTGAACCTGTTCGACCCGGATGTGGTGGCGACCAAGCTGCGCGCCCAGGCGATGCCGGGCGAGGACCCGGACAGCATCGCCCAGCCGCGCGACGTGGCGCCGGTGCTGGCCGCGCTCTGCCTGCCCGCCGAGTCGCGGCACGGCCAGACGGTTCTCTTCCGGAGCTGA